A single Desulfovibrio piger DNA region contains:
- a CDS encoding DUF4815 domain-containing protein, whose protein sequence is MGKKIMGGLFELPSTPDNYYNLHDPEKSFESILFRDGYVLQGRELNDLQELFFEHARGLGDALFADGDIIRDAQISVDASTGQVTAQAGAIYLAGKVRGVPPASFVIPTSGTVTVGIRLVLTVISENEDPALRNPAQGCDGEGEAGAWRLKVEALWGFDTDGGSGRFVPVHTVDNGVVRAKEQPPNQDSFTQGIARYDRDSTGGSGYVAEGMLLRFAEQTDDAQIYNLSEGRCRVYGYGVEVPTSRRLSYPARPDLRTIDTEVHVGDGTESQRITVAHPPIHAVKKVNVIVEKSVELTHGSYAGCEDALPDTSVVALLEVKQGDTVYVSGDDYTKNGDKIDWSPAGDEPATGSSYQVKYTVMTQQVPDDVDADGFSVKNAVRDSNVLVTYEQALPRIDRLCVTQDGAFEWVQGVGNELAPKSPAVPATMLALASVTQAWRGAPAVVNDGVRVVPFADIQAINARLDYVMAEVARQRLEADATTREDGARVGMFVDPLLDDSMRDQGVSQTAAIVGGELCLPIAASAYMLSRDISVPKSRSYVPVVALAQTLRTNSMRVNPYSAFDPMPARVTLTPSIDRWTEYDTTWASPVTEKFDVSRDGYYHVVVGTETKTTTETLSSQSSALEFLREIDVAFEARDLEPGETVHEVTFDGMVMECRTAEGEPGTITADENGVARGVFTIPPNVPAGAKTVVVSAHSRQGQAVFVGQGTLTVQTLRQVKQVTTVWVDPLAQTFVAEEAMQLAGVDLYFMAAGGDAQVQIREVVNGVPTRVVFAEAHIAREDMVVTGGGHTRVLFDAPVALSANVEYALVVLCDDAETSLAIAVLGEYDELRKSYVTSQPYTIGVMLSSSNASTWTAHQDKDMAFRLLKADFTSAQAQEIDLGSVDTEEEATDMLLFGLSDLPTAKTSVQYAVDLPDGTTASMAEGQAVNFAKGQTGRFSVKASLSGDATASPVLYPGTMLVCGKVGTTADYCTRSITSSGAAKGVLIFDAIIPAGAAVTPKMREDEGEWQEMTKAGTVNQGDGLVEFRYELALSGGDMVKAKIELSGTATARPRVRNIRMLAVK, encoded by the coding sequence ATGGGCAAGAAAATCATGGGCGGCCTGTTTGAGCTGCCTTCCACCCCGGACAACTACTACAACCTGCACGACCCGGAAAAATCCTTTGAAAGCATCCTCTTCCGCGACGGATATGTGCTCCAGGGCCGTGAACTCAACGACCTGCAGGAACTTTTTTTTGAACATGCCAGGGGCCTTGGCGACGCCCTGTTTGCCGACGGCGACATTATTCGCGACGCGCAGATTTCCGTGGACGCCTCCACCGGGCAGGTCACTGCGCAGGCCGGGGCCATCTATCTGGCAGGCAAGGTGCGCGGGGTTCCTCCGGCCAGTTTCGTGATACCCACGTCCGGCACGGTGACGGTGGGCATCCGTCTGGTGCTTACCGTCATCAGCGAGAATGAAGATCCCGCGCTGCGCAACCCGGCGCAGGGCTGTGACGGCGAAGGCGAAGCGGGCGCATGGCGGCTCAAGGTCGAGGCGCTGTGGGGCTTTGATACGGATGGCGGGTCCGGGCGCTTTGTGCCCGTGCATACCGTGGACAACGGCGTCGTGCGGGCCAAGGAACAGCCGCCGAACCAGGACAGTTTTACCCAGGGCATCGCCCGCTATGACCGCGACAGTACAGGCGGCAGCGGCTATGTGGCTGAGGGGATGCTGCTGCGCTTTGCCGAGCAGACCGACGACGCCCAGATATACAACCTGTCTGAGGGGCGGTGTCGTGTGTACGGTTACGGGGTGGAGGTGCCCACATCCCGCCGCCTGTCCTACCCGGCGCGTCCAGACCTGCGCACCATCGACACGGAAGTCCATGTGGGCGACGGCACGGAAAGCCAGCGCATCACTGTGGCTCATCCGCCCATCCATGCCGTGAAAAAGGTCAACGTCATCGTCGAGAAAAGCGTGGAGCTGACGCACGGCAGCTACGCGGGCTGTGAGGACGCTCTGCCTGATACGTCGGTAGTGGCCCTGCTGGAGGTCAAGCAGGGGGACACCGTCTATGTGTCCGGAGACGACTACACCAAGAACGGGGACAAGATCGACTGGTCCCCGGCGGGCGACGAACCCGCCACGGGGTCGTCCTACCAGGTCAAATATACGGTCATGACACAGCAGGTGCCGGATGACGTGGACGCCGACGGTTTCAGCGTCAAAAACGCCGTGCGCGACAGCAACGTCCTTGTGACCTACGAGCAGGCCCTGCCGCGTATCGACCGCCTGTGTGTTACCCAGGACGGTGCGTTCGAGTGGGTACAGGGCGTCGGCAACGAGCTGGCCCCCAAGTCCCCGGCTGTCCCGGCCACCATGCTGGCGCTGGCCAGCGTCACCCAGGCATGGCGCGGCGCTCCTGCTGTCGTCAATGACGGGGTGCGTGTGGTGCCGTTTGCCGACATTCAGGCCATCAATGCCCGCCTGGATTACGTCATGGCCGAAGTGGCCAGGCAGCGCCTTGAAGCCGATGCCACCACGCGGGAAGACGGCGCGCGTGTCGGCATGTTTGTCGACCCGCTGCTGGATGACAGCATGCGTGACCAGGGCGTCAGCCAGACGGCCGCCATTGTTGGCGGGGAGCTGTGTCTGCCCATTGCCGCGTCGGCCTACATGCTGTCCAGGGACATCAGCGTACCGAAATCCCGCTCGTATGTGCCCGTGGTGGCTCTTGCCCAGACCCTGCGGACCAATTCCATGCGCGTGAATCCCTATTCCGCCTTTGACCCCATGCCCGCGCGCGTCACCCTGACGCCCAGCATCGACCGCTGGACGGAATACGACACCACATGGGCCAGCCCCGTGACAGAAAAATTCGATGTCAGCCGGGACGGCTACTACCACGTCGTTGTGGGGACGGAGACCAAGACCACCACCGAGACCCTGTCCAGCCAGTCCAGCGCGTTGGAGTTCCTGCGCGAGATCGACGTGGCCTTTGAGGCGCGGGACCTGGAGCCGGGGGAAACTGTCCATGAGGTGACCTTTGACGGCATGGTCATGGAGTGTCGCACCGCCGAAGGGGAACCGGGTACGATTACGGCGGACGAAAACGGTGTGGCGCGTGGCGTGTTCACCATCCCGCCCAATGTGCCCGCCGGGGCAAAAACTGTCGTCGTGTCCGCGCACAGCCGACAGGGACAGGCCGTGTTCGTGGGACAAGGTACGCTGACCGTACAGACCCTGCGGCAGGTCAAACAGGTGACGACCGTATGGGTAGACCCTCTGGCGCAGACATTTGTTGCCGAAGAGGCCATGCAGCTTGCCGGTGTGGACCTCTATTTCATGGCGGCGGGTGGTGATGCCCAGGTCCAGATCCGCGAGGTGGTCAACGGCGTTCCCACGCGCGTGGTGTTCGCGGAAGCACACATCGCCAGGGAAGACATGGTGGTCACCGGCGGGGGGCATACGCGCGTGCTGTTCGATGCGCCGGTAGCCCTGTCGGCCAATGTGGAATATGCGCTCGTCGTGCTGTGCGACGACGCCGAGACCTCCCTGGCCATTGCCGTGCTGGGCGAATACGACGAGCTGCGCAAGAGCTATGTCACCAGCCAGCCCTATACCATCGGCGTCATGCTCTCGTCGTCCAATGCCAGTACCTGGACAGCCCACCAGGACAAGGACATGGCCTTCCGTCTCCTCAAGGCTGACTTCACCAGCGCCCAGGCGCAGGAAATCGACCTGGGCAGTGTGGATACGGAAGAGGAGGCCACGGACATGCTCCTGTTCGGCCTGTCCGACCTGCCTACGGCCAAGACCTCTGTCCAGTATGCCGTGGACTTGCCGGACGGTACGACCGCCAGCATGGCCGAGGGCCAGGCTGTGAACTTTGCCAAGGGCCAGACCGGGCGCTTCAGCGTGAAGGCATCCCTCTCCGGGGACGCCACCGCATCCCCCGTGCTGTATCCCGGCACCATGCTGGTATGCGGCAAGGTGGGGACGACCGCCGATTACTGCACCCGCAGCATCACGTCTTCCGGTGCGGCCAAGGGCGTTCTGATCTTTGACGCCATCATTCCCGCCGGGGCCGCCGTGACGCCCAAAATGCGCGAGGATGAGGGGGAATGGCAGGAGATGACCAAGGCCGGGACCGTGAACCAGGGCGACGGGCTGGTGGAGTTCCGCTACGAGCTGGCCCTTTCCGGCGGCGATATGGTCAAGGCCAAGATCGAGCTGTCGGGCACGGCCACGGCCCGTCCCCGTGTCCGCAATATCCGCATGCTGGCCGTGAAGTAG